The DNA region acatacacacacacacacacacacacacacacacacacacacacacacacacacacacacacacacacacacacacacacacacacacacaaccccaaatctcagacagaaataaaataataaaatgatgaTGGTAACAGGCAAATGATGGGTAAGCCCTGTATATTTTGTTACATAACGGCAACCGGAGCAGATACTGTAGAAAATTCTCTCAGTACCTTATATAGCCACTTTCACCACCCGCGTGGTAGTTACCGTAGGACTTTATTGACCCTGAAGTGAGTTCTGTCAGCGTGAGAGATGACAGTAGCACCCAAGTGTTGAGTTCCTGAAATTCCTGGAGCCTACATTTCTGAATCCTTCTTTAGTTGCGGTATGCACTTTGATGTTCTCACACCACACCTAAACAAATGGACATAGCCATGCGCACATTCtcaccctctacacacacacacacacacacacacacacacacacacacacacacacacacacacgcacacacgcacacacacacacacacacacacacacacacacacacacacacacacacacacacacacacacacacaaacaacaatatCACTAAAATATCACTTGAAAAATGTCACTAAATATCACAACAATATCACCAATGTCACTAAAACCAAGGCATCAAACCAGAGTTGCCGCATGATTGCTCTATCTCCTGTGTCATTGTTGGCTTGACATACATGTGCAGTTGGCTAGTACCAGGGGCAGCTGTAAGAGGTGGTAGGTAGCAGAGCTCAGTGTGGAATGGTAGTAATcctctagccaggctgcgccctcctagtgacgcaacaccttcggcggcgctgcttcagatcgaatctcgattgcaagtctatgataatcaggcaagtaatCCTCCCCCCTGAAGACTCAGACATATACTGACTTGGCTAGAAGCCTGCATTGTAGGACGTCTGCCTCCTGGACCAGAGTTGGCTGTGATATTACGAGTTCAAGACTGTATAGACGTGCAGGAGGGTGACGTCAGTTACTTGTACATTGCTGCAGTGACCCGGGTGGGAGGGAAGTTTTGGGGGAatgagtgtaacggatgccagctTGCAGAGCTTGGCGTAGAACTGTAGGAaatctccctcctgaagcctcatgcaGGCAGGTTCCTGTCCTGACTTGGCTTCACGCTCACTTGATAGCACCAGAGTTTTGCTGTGAGGTCACGGTTTTGGGACTGGGTCTTCTGGACTGCTCAGGATGAGGGGGGTTGTCGTGTCCTGAATGGGAGTTCGTTTTTGGGGGATGAGTACCAGATACCAGCCATAAGCTAGTCATAAGCTGTCATGGCCAGTTTTGTTGTTCCCAGTAGCAATAGGAAGGTAGGGGTGGGTGAATGACCCGTATTGTCTTCGAGGCTGAAAACATGCATAAAGGGATTTGAGTCTGGTAAAGTGAAAAGGCAACTGGAACATTCTTCCAAAGGATTCTCCACTAGTTTTGatcaaaatagtgtaaaaacacacttttcactgATTTAGTTACAAAAGCCCATTCACTGCCATgtcaagtctattgtgccaccctttgatCATTGATCAAATTTCTTAAGATTTTACCATTTTTCAACTTATGTCagtacaaaggaacaatactgcaaaagcagagcaggattttcataAGCAGTGAtcgggcaaaatggattcatcagTTActgtacaatccagtgccacatattccaaatgacctggttttagtGTCCAGTTCAGACAGGTGATTGGCTCGTTGATTGATcatctggttgaattggacaggtaaaacaaggccatttgttttaaatatgtggcactggattgtaactaatagggctgtaatgatattgtatcgaacagagaaatcgtgatacacagagtcacgatactgaatcgcgatacaaagaggcagtattgtgatacgcccttttaacgttttgatacccatcagcccagaaaacaaccacatgatatgaagtgatagtgcttccaagcatcatcattattatatagaaacttttttaaattgttagtagcctcttgtaacctattctacctataaactatcatcgtttttattcataaagtttataatgttggcaaatgtgaaattgtggggtgtatcgaaccgtaggtcatgaatcgtggtacaaaccgaattgtgagttgagtgtatcgttacagccatagtaactaatgaatccattttgcccatcactgttcaCAAGTTGGGGTGTTTGATACATCCTAATGTCCTCCTTCCTCCCATCCCATGTGATTGCAGTACCACGGACACAGACACTGTAAAAATGTCCCCACTCCATACTGAATTCACTGATGCTGTGGCAGCCTTTTGCCAATTGTTTGTAAAAGGTTACTGTGTGCATGGCTGAATATGAGGCATTTCCTGGAAAGGGACTTTGATAGTCTGCCTGTGGACCACAGTATATGAACTATGCATTTCAAACATTGCTGCATTGATATAACACTTAACcattgcaaacattacaaaacGTCATACTGAAATAGTGAATATACTGCTTATTCATTCTTACTCATATTTGGTATTCATACTGCCAATATTTCTGTACATATATCAGGTCAAAAAAGAAATGGAGACTCTTGTTCGCGAGAAAGGCATCAACTCATTCAAAATGTTCATGGCCTACAAAGGAGTCTTCATGCTTCAGGACGACGAGCTGTATTCGGCCTTCTCACAGTGCAAGGACATTGGTGCCATAGCTCAAGTCCATGCGGAGAATGGGGATTTGATTGCTGAGGTaagtgctgttgctgttgctgttgctgttgccaaTCCTGTGGTCTTGTATGTCATCAAGCTAGGGTCACACAGACAAagtctcttttctctattctggTGAATTTCCACTCCCGCGGACGCCGTGTTTAATGATTTACCCTTATCTTCCATGACCTCACAAATGATTTTAGTGAGGGACCAGCAATAGGGGGCTCCATGGCCCAATCCGACTCTCTCACAGACATTTGGGAATGATTAAAGTCAAACAAAATGTATGCCTCTGACTGATTGACTCAGGCCTTCTGTGGTGGTCCGTATGCTTGGAATGTCTCAATTCTTTGTCAGCGCTTACTCTTACGGCCAGTGATAACTGAAAGATAACTCACTAATGGGACTTGATTAATTATCAACCTCCTTGTTAACCTCGGTACCCTACATACTAGAGACTAGCTAAAGTGAAATACTCTACGCCTACATGCACCTTAAATGGCTCGTGCTTAGTCttgaacagtgtttctcaaacttttttggacagctctagaccagtggttcccaacctttttcttcagggacccatgtttttaccattgtaagctttggtgacccaactgcgcgagcgcctgcacgagagggattcacatgataccctctgtttcctgcgaaaactcatttttgtcattttattcctcaattcatcttcggtcaaatatagaataaatgtttaatagcactaacattttgttgcttctattagttaaatgctttgtcatttattcaacatgggctatatatggtatttaaaatgaaaccccttaaactcaagagggcttcgcgaccccctgtggatctttggcgacccacaggttgggtcccgacccataggttgggaaccactggtctagaccaCTCTAGCCCAATTTTACTGTTCAGGGACCATcattcaactgaattgacagggtTGCTCATGCCTACAAGTCTTACATGCTACAAATTCAGATGCAGATCACATCTGTTTAATATGACTTGATAGGCCTTCCTTATTGAAGTGAAAGAGTACGTTTAGATATGTTTAGCCTTCTTAAACTATTACAAATACAGCCTATGCTAGCTCATCTGGGAAACGTTGAGTATAGATCTCCTTGTGGACCACTAAAGCTCTGTCTAGGACCCCCAGTGGTCCATGGCCTACACTTTGAGCATCACTAATCTAGAAGCTAAGGGTAAATCATTAAACTCATTGTCAGATGGAGTGGAAAGTCACTAGAATAGAGAAAGAGACTTGCagcgtctgtctctgtgtgtgtgaatcctcAGAGTGGTGTCAAAGCCAAACTTAGCCAAACTTAAACTTGTTCATATACTTTCAAACAACTAAGctctttgggtaacactttattttaacggttcactattacagtggatctaccacattaggtacagtgtaataaccagtataacaatatttaataccatgtaatatcagtgtaataccatgtaccaaccctaaccctaaccctaaccttaaccctagatgtaagtacaagtGCTAccgttatttattttatgaagttTGAAATCATTACTAAGTAGCCTACAGTTGCAAAAGTATGAACAGACGTGATATGAAGAGCTGGTCATATTAGGCAACTATGGCTCCATTTCATCATCTAACCTCCCATCCTTGCCTTGTACTTTCTCTTTTGCTATTGggttgttgaatggggaaaagttgttgttcctaggctgacagtgggaaaACTTAGTAGTGTTCTCCACAGAAACATGGCGTCAGCAAAACACGAGGCCAGACGTAAAAGGAGAGGACGTGACTTTAGATAGTGAGAAGGACCCCATGTCTATAGTAGGTTGTTTATTCAAAAATTACCATAtttttgatagatagatagatagatagatagatagatagatagatagatagatagatagatagatagatagatagatagacagatagacagatagacagatattcGATTTGACAGATTATACAGTTCAATTCAATATTTCATATTGaaacattagattagattaataTTGGTCTAATATGGCTTAATATGGTTTTAGAGAAATGTGCCACAAGAGGGCAGCAAACGAACAGTTTTCTGAACAGCATTTTTTGCAATTGTCATGTTTCACTATTCCTTTCAGCTGCTGCATTTCTCTTGGTCTTTGTTACATTTCTTGGTCTTTGTTAcatttttgaagtgtgtgtgtgtgtgtgtgtgtgtgtgtgtgcgtgcgtgtgcgtgtgagtgtgcgtgtgtgtgcgtgtgtgtgtgtgtgtgtgtgtgagtgagaaagagagaaaagaatcaGAGACATGTCAGACACAtattttatgtgagtgtgtgtacatgtgtgtgtctaaatgtgtgtttgcatggcgcAGGGTGCCAAGCGGATGCTTGCCCTGGGCATCACGGGGCCGGAGGGCCACGAGCTGTGCCGCCCCGAGGACGTGGAGGCGGAGGCCACCCAGAGAGCCATCACCATCGCCCACGCCGTCAACTGCCCCCTCTACGTGGTGCACGTCATGAGCAAGTCCGCTGCCAAGGTGGTGGCCGGAGCCCGGCGCAGCGGTAGGGGGAAGAGTTgctattttttgtgtgtctgcgagagagagagagagagacacagacagaatataagtttgtgtgtgtgtgtgtgtgtgtgtgtgtgtgtgtgtgtgtgtgtgtgtgtgtgccagtaggcgtgcgtgtgtgcgtctgtgcataagtgtgtgtgtgcttgcgtgcgtgcatgcatgtgtggctgtgagacagacagactgtgtgcgtgtgcgtgtgcgtgtgtgcttgtgcttgtgcttgtgcttgtgcttgtgcttgtgcttgtgcttgagcTTGTGCTTGCGCATGTgaccgtgtccgtgtccgtgtccgtgtgtgtgcatgtgtcaagaAGCCAGGTGAATGGATCACTGAAAATGCTAAAATGCTAAATTAATTTCCCTTTCAAGAGGAGGTGACCTTTGAGTCTACGGCATGAAAGAAACTGCACACTTCAAGCCACTCCAGTACCCTGCTTGCTATTTAAGATGGCCTTCCTCAGAGAAGCCGTATTCATGTCAGCAGTGGCCAGGCTTGCAACGGGAAGGGCAACTCCTGTCCCGGTTTCCAATCACAGACTCATTATACATAGGATTTAGGCTCTACCTGTATATTCCATATGAGAGTAGCCTTTCAGGCCAGTGCCGAGGTTATATATTCGAGACAAGACTCAAGAGTAGCCTTTCAGAcaggctaggcctatatattctttttttgttgtctttttcgactccacttgataggacagtgtgagaggtggacaggaggcgaattgggagagagacggggaggggtcggcaaaggacacgggccgggaatcaaacccgggtcagtgGCATGGCAGGGGAGTGCcagggcctaggcctatatattcgaGACAAGACTAGCCTTTCAGCCCAGTGCCCAGGACAGTTTTAGCTGCGTGATAGCATTTTACTAGGCTACATGCCAAATAATACAGTAATAACTATAAGGATGAGATAGCAATTAGCTTGAGAATCCAAACGTTTGAGATCCATTTCTGTTGTCATTAGTTGTTGTTTAACCCCCCAGTGCAGATtcactgttataaccttattgtcacccaaACAATGGTAATGGCCATGTGTTAATCTTTTACTTAAGACTCTCGCTTTGGGGGTGAAGGAAGTTGGCAGTGTGTATGTTATCAGTAAATTAATATTGTTGTGTGGGATAGGTTGGCTTGTAGGCCCACTTAAACTTCACCTGTGTCTGCAGACTttgtgggaggtgggaggggaagatacaacatacagtatggtgtGATAATTGGGATCTGTACCTTCTTgattcccccatctccctctccctctccctctctctctctctctctctctctctctctctctctctgcggctgTAGGTCGTGTGGTTTTCGGGGAGCCAATAGCGGCAGGTCTGGGCACGGACGGCACCCACTACTGGAGCCAAGATTGGTCCCACGCGGCCGGTTTCGTCATGGGCCCCCCTCTCAGGCCGGACCCCAGTACCCCAGGATACCTTATGGACCTGCTGGCCAAGTACGGAGACTCGCTGCCGTGGCACTTTAGCCAccttatacatgtttttttgtttataaacacagtgttgtgaggaagggaaagacactggcagccaggggcgctgccagaaatgttgggccccatgaaagattcgaattttgggcccccttaagggcccatctcagtgcttgggcccccttaagggctcctatcagtgcttgggcccttagaatctgtaccacttttccccccctagcgccCCCCctgctggcagccaaccatgtgagctaatattttgaccaacagcggtttccaacaatcagaggttgagttgttcgcagccagggtcgcgcagccaggggaaaacaaaaattgaggaCCCATGTATTACTGCACCATTGTGCCCCGCTCATTTCAATGTTTTTCGTGCTCTCACAGCATTTCCAACTTCTAGTTCCAGTTAGcctgcccatagcccttctgaatgatttagaaACACTAGCAACTAACTGCTACCCACATAGTAATAGTGCCACCCTTGGCTATAGTGGATAGCACACAATTGTATAACTGGATGTTTGCATTGAACGCAGTAAAACAAGTCATAACTTTGTGGCAAGACGAAGAGAACAGCAAAGAAAGCAGTTTGTTGTTATGTAGACCTCATGTAAACCAGTGGAATGTTGTGATAGCggttgaaaagacttaactaacatactactacactactacactgacCCTTGAGTAAtgtattacgacttggtcattgctcttctggtaacagccaatcaaaatgtgTACATCTGTCAAACACTGTGCTGCTTCCCCTGATCAAACATTCAGACGTTTCTTGTAATAGTGACGGTGTACTTCTGAACTTTGAGTGCTGGATGTCCAGCTGACTGTGTTGTGTAAACagcaaatctggggtgcatttcttgaaaccatagttggtaACTTTgtcagctactttgctgtttgctatgcatttcccattggcaactgctcAGATTGCAAACTGGGTAGCAACTATCCTTTTGAGAAACGCAACCCAGGCTTATAGCCAGATGTGATTCCATATATCTCGAGAGTAGACATTTTTGCTTGGGGGTGGTTTGAGCTTTCCGAGTGCTTTCCTAATTCAGCATTCTTGCCCTGAGCAGCTTTATTTCATTTAGATAAGATTATTCACACAGATTTATTCATTAATCCAGGAACCCTTCTGCTTTTTTTTGTCCCAACAGTGATGATCTGAGTGTCACGGGCACAGACAACTGCACTTTCGACATATGCCAGAAGGCTCTCGGGAAAGACGACTTCACCAAAATCCCCAACGGCGTAAATGGCGTGGAGGACCGCATGTCTGTCATCTGGGAGAAAGGAGTGGTCAGTCATTCGGCAAGCTTTGGCAGGGCTGGCTGTCAGCACACATTTTCAGACACTTCCAAAATGACATTATTGCAATAAGGAGCAACCATATAATGccattgtagcctcttactgcagatggggtctccggcgggcctattcattattggctgaaaatactcaactacatcataacaacattgctatgacagtgccgagagcctgctgcgctaaggggttaaacatcaaacaaaaaacaaatgacaaATAGCAAAATAAGACACACAGCAGCAGGGCCGTCGACAGCTTTGATTGGGCTCAGgataaagtaatttgaaagggccccctaaatTTGAAAGGGTCTGCCAAATACCAGACTTGTACATTAAAAGACTAGCATACTGTAACATCCAAATGTTTTCGTGGAAGTCTGATTGATATGTCTGACGCTGACACCGAACTTAACACCACTGACCTTTATGCTATGTCCACAGATCAACAACTGAACCAAgctttttttctgtgtttgtcttttttgctCTTTTTAGCATAGTGGGAAAATGGATGAAAATCGATTTGTGGCTGTTACAAGTACCAACGCTGCGAAGATCTTCAACCTTTACCCCCAGAAAGGCCGCATTGCCCCAGGCTCAGACGCAGACCTGGTCATATGGGACCCCAAAGCCACCAGGTGAGAGAGCTATTATAAAACCAACAGCTCGACTACCACTTCATCTAACATGACATACACTCCACACCCGGTAAGGGCTTTACAGCTAGCTAGCTCATCTGTCTTTCATGTCTATTGGTTGTAGTCACTCGTCCTGTGTGTATGCATTAATGTGAGCTTTAAACTAAGGCCAAATGCCAttactaatttctacccctacccctacaccttCCCCTTGTCCCTTGTGCTCTCAAACAAAGCAGTAAGttgtagggcttgaaacacaacccctacgaattgagacaccccttcaacaatcacggaatgacactcacagctgtcactaattccaagtattaggttgacgttaaaagcattttttttcatgtgtgtttaaCGGATCCAATGAACAtgacacattaggacaatgttaaacttagtacaatgcaaaaattattacaactttattatatggttgtgacgtcatcggtcgaatgctccattcatttcaacggggctccccaacgttcgcacgtctgttatttttcgataacggacgggttggtctataacagaccgctgtcaatggcaacaagacttttcactgctaaagcgacttttcaacaagactctaatcagctgctgatagacaacacctgttgtcctggctacctagctgttgcctagcggtgttccacaacggctgtgttttgttttgcgcagcaacaatcttaacattaaataggcctaaagaaatgtccccgccatgtgtgagtcatttaagtatatccatataataagcgggttaactttcggcgagtcggtcgctttgtggaatagcagcacttcagagagaacaagacccctccgctccgcgtcggggtctaaagattctctctgtcgtgctgctattccacggtagcgaccttctcgccgaacgttaacccttacgtaaagcCGTAAAGTACGGCAAAAATACTTAAATTTATGTGCTTTTGTTGGTGCCGCCATTTTTAAAAGCCATTCGCAATGCATGTAGGGAATTCGGACGTACCCCTCCGTCTGAAGTGTGCCTTCGGATAATCTCCGTTTGAAAAggtagaaagcccttccccttaccccttccccactgtctgaacgtgaattagGACGGCCCTAGCCCTTCACGTGAACGCGCAaaacagaggggaaggggaaaggcgtagggctcaggggtgtaatgggattcagcctAAATGTAGGGTGTTAAAGATGTtggcttagtaaactttcatgtaaagatcaaatttggcaataggcagcccagtttcaatgagcagcatagttgcagtagctttttgaccattttctgcgcagtgtccctttaaagaaagtaTTCGAATAAAGACCACATGTtttacaactccatgttcccacaattCTGTCAAGACATATGCACTCCTGGTCATATGGGACCCCAGATCCACCAGACGAGACAGTACAGGGCAGGCTCTGCAGTTTCCTCAGCTAGACATGGTGCTTCACATTGGTCACCAAAGCAATTTGTTACCTGAAGTATTTGAGTAGATAAAACTGTGTAGCATACACACAGTCCTTTCAGTGGTAGTTGCATTAAGTCTCTGATTTTTCATTAAATCTGTGTAGCATTTGAACATAATATATTATATAGGTTGCCTATGTGTATATTTATCATTataccacactcacacacgcacacaaacaaacagattttCACAGACAAACTGTCCACAACAACCATTCAGACGGTGGGTTTATGACAGAACAGATGATATCAGATACTCTAATAATGAACAACTTAAGAGTATGTCAAGCATAGAATGTTCTACTAAACAATAGCATCATACAGTATTAGAATACAGGATGAGGAACAGGAAATACAAGAGTGGCATCTCGACCTGATGATAAGTTGCCTCCAAGGCTAGTGATCTTTCCAGCGAGTCTTGGATGATGGCCCAGTgccgggccactgacagctttggctgagcccaggacaaagccatctgaaagcccccatacatacactgtaatgagaaaccaattctgggcccccgttCTCCCTGTgccggggacaactgacccctttgtccccttgtgTTGGCTTCTCTGCTGCaatgtgtgactccattttcatATGAAAAAGCTTTGGTGGCTGACTGGCTCAATAGGGCATAGTGTGCCCGTATCATAGAGTCAGGGAACTGTGGAAGGGTTAtgcatagtggtgtcaacaataatcgatttggcgatgcaatgcaatgtggggcatggacgatccaattaaatgcggcaagttccagaatcgatgcagcaatttttttaagtttcaattacttctgttgatatttcgggagcaaatgaatgttaaattaaataaaagaacttcaaagcattgaaaactgcaagactgatacagaaaacagccaataaattgttgctcagtatctgactacttgtattgcctcatcatgactgatgaaaca from Engraulis encrasicolus isolate BLACKSEA-1 chromosome 5, IST_EnEncr_1.0, whole genome shotgun sequence includes:
- the dpys gene encoding dihydropyrimidinase, with the protein product MTSSHRILIKGGKVVNEDVTQTGDVYIEDGKIVAVGLNLPVPDGARVIDANGKLVLPGGIDTHTHMELAFMGTKAVDDFNIGTQAAVAGGTTMILDFVIPQKGASLLEAYEKWRATADAKVCCDYSLHVAVTWWAEAVKKEMETLVREKGINSFKMFMAYKGVFMLQDDELYSAFSQCKDIGAIAQVHAENGDLIAEGAKRMLALGITGPEGHELCRPEDVEAEATQRAITIAHAVNCPLYVVHVMSKSAAKVVAGARRSGRVVFGEPIAAGLGTDGTHYWSQDWSHAAGFVMGPPLRPDPSTPGYLMDLLANDDLSVTGTDNCTFDICQKALGKDDFTKIPNGVNGVEDRMSVIWEKGVHSGKMDENRFVAVTSTNAAKIFNLYPQKGRIAPGSDADLVIWDPKATRTISAKTHHQAVNYNIFEGMVCHGVPVVTISRGKVVYENGKVLAKPGEGRFIPRKPFAEFVYKRVNQRQEVGVPSAVSRPPYDGDVICLAQNGKP